Part of the Kitasatospora sp. NBC_00374 genome is shown below.
AGCACGGCTCGGATGACCGGCTCGGCCTGCGCCATGACCTCCTCCGGCGTCCGGTAGTTGATGCTCAGGGAGGCCACGTTGATCCGGTCGAGCCCGATCCGCTCGAGCCGTTCCTGCCACGACTCCGTGAACCCGTCCCTGGTCTGGGCTCGGTCACCGACGATGGTGAAGCTCCGGGAAGGGCAGCGGAGCAGCAGCATCTGCCACTGCGCGTCGGTCAGTTCCTGAGCCTCGTCCACGACGATGTGCGCGAACGGGCCGGCGAGCCGGTCCGGGTCGGCGCCGGGCAGGGCGGTGTCGTCGATCAGGCTGTCCTGCAGGTCCCGTCCGCGCAGCATCGTCACCGCACCCTCACCGTCGTCATCGGCCTGGAGCAGGTGGTCGATGACGTCGGCCATGCGCGCGCGTTCGGCGGCGACGGCGGATTCGTGCCGACGCTTGCGCCGTGCCGCCTCCGGGTCACCGAGCCGGTGCCGTGCCGCGTCCAGGAGCGGCAGGTCGGACACCGTCCAGGCCTGGGCGTCCTTGCGCCGCAGCTTGCGAACCTCGTCCGGGCCGAGCCAGGGAGCGCACAGCCGCAGGTAGGCCGGTACCGACCAGAGGTCACCGACGAGGTCGGCCGCCTCGAGCAGCGGCCACGCACGGTTGAGGGTCGTGACCAGTTCCTCGTCCTGCCGCAGCGCCCTCCGGAACTGCTCGGGCGAGACGTCGCCGTCGTGCTTGTCCATCAGGATCGTGAGCAGCTCCTCCCAGATCTGCTCGCGCGCCTCGTTGTGCGGAGTACCCGGTTCCGGCGCTTCGAACGCCTCGGCCCAGTCGTCGGCGCTCAGCCAGATGTCGGCCCAGTCGGTCGAGACCGTCATGCCTTCCGCGGGCGGTTCCTCGTAGAACCTGACGGCCGTCTCGATCGCCCTCACCATGTTTGCGGACGACTTCAGGCGGGCCACGTCCGGGTCGGTCTCGATCGCCGCTCCGGCTCCCTCGGCGACGAGGTCCCGCACGGTGCAGGTCTGCACGCCCTCCTCCCCGAGGCTGGGGAGGACGTCGGCGACGTAGGCCAGGTACGGCTGGTGCGGACCGACGAACAGCACGCCGCCCCGACGGTGGCCGAGGCGGGGGTCGGAGTAGAGGAGGTAGGCGGAGCGGTGCAGGGCGACGACGGTCTTCCCCGTACCCGGACCGCCGTCGACGACGAGAGTGCCGCGGGATCCCGCCCGGATGATGGCGTCCTGGTCCGCCTGGATGGTGCCGAGCACGTCCCGCATCCGGGACGACCGGTTGCCGCCCAGGCTGGCGATGAAGGCGGACTGGTCGTCGAGCGCGGCGTGCCCCTCAAGCCCCTCCGCGGTGAACACCTCGTCCCAGTAGTCGCTGATCCGGCCGCGGGTCCAGCGGTACCTGCGGCGGCTGACCAGACCCATCGGGCTGGCATGGGTCGCCGCGAAGAACGGCTCGGCCGCGGGGGAACGCCAGTCGAGCAGCAGCCGCCGGCCCGCGCTGTCGGTGAGGCCGAGTCGTCCGATGTACACGGGCTCGGGGCTGTCGGTGCTGACGACGTGTCCGAGACACAGGTCCAGACCGAAGCGGCTCAAGGCGCGCAGGCGCCCGGTGAGCCGGTGGATCTCCGCGTCCCGGTCCATCGCCTCCCGGCCGACGCCGCCGGGCGCCTTGCGCAGGTCGTCGAGGCGGTCGGACAGTTCGGCGATCGCCTGTTCGAGGCTCTCCGCGATGGCCGCGAAGTGCTGATCGTCGCCGGCGATCAGCGTCGGGGCGGCCTTGGTGGAGAGGCGGTCGGGAAGGTCGAACGCACTGGTGGTCAGGAGGTTCACGTCACCGGCTCCGATCCGGGGTCGCTTCCGCGAAGTCCGGCGTCACACACACCCACACCTCGGCGCCGAGCACCCCCGGCGGCGGCGCGAATCCCACCCCCGGCCGCTCGACATCGCCGCACGATCCGTAAACCGACAACAACACACGCACTTTGCAAATCCCCGTTTCGGCAAGTTCTGGCCTAGGCCAGCGATTCTGCGGCATGACCGGGGTCTTGCCGCAAGCCCCCCGGTGCGCTATAAGTTGAGAGTGGCAAGGGACGGGATTCTCCCTTGCCTTCGTCGTTCTCGCACAGAGCTCGCGACACCCGCCCGGGTACGGCCGGCAGGGCCACCGCACCGCAGGCCACCTGCACTCCGCATCACATCGCGTCGCATCGGCCGGCCGGACGAGCTCCGGTGACATGTCGTCACTTCCGGACGGACGGCGCTTCGATCGGCCCGGTCCCGGTCAGGTCAGATCAGGTCGCGCCCTCGTCGTCAGGCCCATCCACGACACCGTGCACCGACTCGGCCGTGGAGATCACGATCTACGGATGGCGCACTGATGGCGCTCTTCCCGAGCGAGCCGGATCCGATCGGATTACGCTCTGAGATATGACGACAAACACTGCGAACATCACCTACTACACCGTCAGATCCGGTGACACGCTCACGGCCATTGCGGCTGTCTTCGGCACGACCGTCGAGCAGCTCGTCGAGTGGAACAACATCAGCAATCCCGACCTCATCAAGGTCGGCCAACGACTCATCGTCACGTGGGCGAATTCATCTCACGATTTCTTCTACACCGTCAGATCGGGTGACACGCTCACGGCCATTGCGGGTATGTTCGGCACGACCGTCGAGCAGCTCGTCGAGTGGAACAACATCCCCAACCCCGATCTCATCAAGGTCGGCCAACGACTCATCGTTGCCAAATCGGTGCCGATGGCGGCCTGACGGAACGGCGCACGGCGGTTGGCACCCAACCGCCGTGCGCCCCTGCGCGAGACTAGCCGACGACGGAAACGCTCAACAGACGAAGCCCGTCGAGTTGGCCCAGAACGTCAGGAATGACCAGGTCTGGGCGCCGATGATGCCATCGAGCGTAATCTCGGCGCATTTCTGAAACCTTCGTGTCGCGGCGTCGGTTACGGGCCCGAATTCGCCGTCCTCAGCAAGCGCATCCCCAATCAGCGAGAAGTTGAGGAAACACTGCGCCTGCTTGACCGCATCCCCTTTCGAGCCCAGCTTGAGCGTCGGTCGGGCCGTGGTGTAGTTACAGCGTTGAGTCAGCGCGTCGTCTGTCATCTTCGGATTCCTTCACAGTCGCGCCCGAATGGGCGAATTGGCCTGCGGGATACTCCCAGGGAAGCACGGGTCCACGCGCACCGCAGCCCGATGGAACGTCACCTTGCACCCGTCCGGACGAAGGCGACTGCAGTCGAGCCGGGCCGCATCGCGTCCGCCGACGGCCGACGACGGCGACGGCGACCCGGGTGCCCGTCGTCGGCGCGTAGCGGACCGCGAGTGATCCGACGCCGCCAGGCCCGTCCGCGCGGAAGGCCCGCCGGACACAGCACGAAGGCCACCCCTCGCGGTCCGTGCGGGGGCGGCCTTCGGTGGTGGCGGTGCGGGTCAGGCGCTGATGACGTTCGCACCCAGGAGGCCGAGGAGCAGGAAGCCGACCACCAGGCGGTAGATCACGAATGCGTTGAAGGAGTGCTTGGCGACGTACTTGAGCAGCCAGGCGATCGAGGCGTAGGCGACGACGAAGGAGACCAGGGTGCCGACGGCCAGGGGGGCGAGCCCGACGCCGCCGCCGGTCGCGTCCTTGAGCTCGTAGAGGCCCGCGCCGGTCAGGGCCGGAATCGAGAGGAAGAAGGACAGCCTGGTGGCGGCGACCCGGTCGAGGTCGCGGATCAGGGCGGTGGACATGGTGGCGCCGGAGCGGGAGAAGCCGGGGAAGAGCAGCGCGAGGATCTGGGAGGAGCCGACGATCATCGCGTCGGCGAGGGTGATGTCGGCCTCGCCGCGGCGGTGGCGCCCCATCTGGTCGGCCACCCACATCACGATGCTGCCGACGATCAGGGAGCCCGCGACCACCCAGAGGGAGGCGAGCGGGCCGTCGATGAGGGGCTTGGCGGCCAGGCCGACGACCACGATCGGGATGGTGGCGTAGATCACCCACCAGGCGAACTTGTAGTCGTGGTTGCCGCGTTCCGCCGGGTTGGCCAGCCCTCGGCCCCAGGCGGTGACGAAGCGGAGGATGTCCTTGAAGAAGTAGAGCAGGACGGCGGCGATCGCTCCGACCTGGATGACCGCGGTGAAGCCCACCACCGCCTTGTCGTCGACGGGGATCCCCATCAGCCCTTCGGTGATCTTCAGGTGGCCGGTCGAGGAGATCGGGAGGAACTCCGTGACCCCTTCGACGATGCCGAGGATGACGGCCTGGCCGACACCGATTGCGCTCATGCTGCTGGGTCCTCGCGATGGTCTGGACGGTCGGGAGTGCTGCACGCCACGCACGGCATCGCAGAGCCGGCCGATCGGCCACGCGAGCGTCTACAGGCCTGTAGATGCTAGGGGATGAAGATGACCGCGCGCACCGCAGGGTCGGGCACCGGGATGCGGCATGCGGCATGCGGCATGCGGCACGTCCGGTGCCCGGCGGGCCGTGGTCAGCCCTCGGTCGACCTGGCCCAGAGGTTGAGACCGGCGTCGGTGGCGTACCGGTCGATCTCGGCGAGCTCGTCGGCGCCGAGCGGGGCGCCCCGCAGGGCCGCGACGTTGGCCTCCAGCTGGGCGACCGAGGACGCGCCGATCAGGGCGGAGGTCATCCGGGGGTCTCGCAGCAGCCAGGTCAGGGCGAGCTGGGCGAGGGTCTGGCCGCGGCGGGCGGCGACCTCGTTCAGGCCGTTCAGCTTGCCGAGGGTCTCCTCGGTGAGGGCGGCCGGGTCCAGCGACTTGCCCTGGGCGGCCCGGGAGTCGGCGGGGATGCCCTTGAGGTAGCGGTCGGTGAGGATGCCCTGCGCGAGCGGCGCGAAGCCGATGCAGCCGGCGCCCTCGTCCGCGAGGACGTCGAGCAGGCCGTCGTCCTCGATCCAGCGGTTGAGCATGGAGTAGGACGGCTGGTGGATCAGCAGCGGGACACCGAGGTCGAGCAGGATCCCGGCGGCCTCCCGGGTCTTCTCCGCATTGTAGGAGGAGATGCCGGCGTACAGCGCCTTGCCCTGCCGGACGGCGGAGGCGAGGGCCCCCATGGTCTCCTCGAGCGGGGTCTTCGGATCGAAGCGGTGCGAGTAGAAGATGTCGACGTACTCCAGGCCCATCCGCCGCAGCGACTGGTCGAGGCTGGCCGTCAGGTACTTGCGCGAGCCCCACTCGCCGTACGGGCCGGGCCACATGTCGTAGCCCGCCTTGGTCGAGATGATCATCTCGTCGCGGTACGGGCGGAAGTCGGCGGCCAGGTGCCGGCCGAAGTTGGCCTCGGCGGAGCCGTACGGCGGGCCGTAGTTGTTGGCCAGGTCGAAGTGGGTGATGCCGAGGTCGAACGCGCGGCGCAGGATCGCCCGCTGCGAATCGAGGCTGCGGTCGTCGCCGAAGTTGTGCCACAGGCCGAGCGAGATCTCCGGCAGCTGAAGGCCGCTGCGGCCGGTTCGGCGGTAGCGCATCGAGCCGTCGTAGCGATCCTCGGCGGCCCGGTAGGGGGCGGTGATCATCAGGGCCTCCACATAGGATTTGTTTCGAGAAAGAACAATAAGGGTTCCGTGGTCCACCCCGGCCTCGGAGTCCACCACGCACCCGGCGACCGACTCCACCGGACTCGCCGAACGACGCCGGCCGACACCCGGCGCCGCGCCGGATAGCAGGCACGGACCAGCCGGAACCCACCCGGGCCCGGGGGCGGGTACGGGCCCCGCGTAAGCCCCGCCTAGGCTGACCCCGAAGCAAAACGGACGAAACCGGACCCGGCAGGCCCGGCCCGCCCGACGCACCACGAGGAAAGCAGGACGCGCCGATGGGCGACGGCATGGCAGGCATGCACCACCACGGAGGGGGGACGCTCGGTCCGTTCACCTTCTCCTCCAGCCTCAGCTGGTCACCCGACTGGCCGTACCTGGTCGCCGGCCTGCTCGCGCTCGGCCTGTACGTGGCCGGCGCCGTCCGGCTGTGGCGCCGGGGCGACCGCTGGCCGATCGGCCGCATGGTCGCCTGGCTCGCGGGCATCGGCACGATCGTGCTGGTGACCTGCACCGGCCTGAACGACTACGGCATGGTGCTGTTCAGCGCCCACATGATCCAGCACATGGTGCTGAGCATGCTCTCCCCCATCCTGCTGCTGCTCGGCGCCCCGATCACGCTCGCCCTGCGCGCCCTGCGCCCGGCGGGCCGGGGCAGCGGCCGCGGCCCGCGCGAACTGCTGGTCCTGCTGCTGCACAGCCGGTACATCCGGATCGTCTCGCACCCGGCGTTCACCATCCCGCTGTTCATCGCCAGCCTGTACGCGCTGTACTTCAGCCCGCTGTTCGACCACCTGATGCAGTACCGGCTCGGGCACCTCGGGATGATGGGGCACTTCCTGGCGGTCGGCCTGCTGTTCTTCTGGCCGATCATGGGCGTGGACCCCGGTCCGCACCGGCCCGGGTTCGTGATGCGGATCATCGAGCTCTTCATGGGGATGCCGTTCCACGCCTTCTTCGGCGTCGCCGTGATGATGGCCACCCATCCACTGGTCACCACCTTCAGCACCGAGACCGCCCCGCCCGGCACCGACCTGCTGAACGACCAGAAGATCGCCGGCGGCATCACCTGGGCCTTCGGCGAGATCCCCACCGCGATCGTGCTGATCGCCCTCACCCTCCAGTGGGCCAAGTCCGAGGAGCGCCAGGCCCGCCGCCGCGACCGCGCCGCCGACCGCGACGGGGACGCCGAGCTGGTGGCGTACAACGCCTACCTGGCCTCGCTCGACAAGCGCGGCCGCCAGGCGACCGAAGCCGGCTGAGCACCCCTGTCCCGTGTCCCGCGCGCGTGAGCCCCGTCCGATCGGACGGGGCTTTCGTCGTCCAGCCGCAGGGTCGCCTGCACGTACAGCACGACGAGGCCCCACCCGGATCCGGTGCCTGTCGCGCACCGCGGAAAGGAGGAGCGGCGTTCTCGCCGGTCCTCTACTCTTCCGGAATGCCTCGTCTGATCCCCGTCATCGCCCGCGTCGCCCCCGAGTACGCCCGGTGCGCCGCCTGGCCGACGGCCGCGCAGGGCGACCCCTGGCTGCCGTTGCACGGGTCGATGACCCCGGAGGAGGTCGGGGCGGCGGTGTACTCGGTCGTCTTCCACGGCGTGTCCGGTGCCATGGACCAGGCGGACCTGCCGCGGACGCCGGCGGCGGCGCTGGAACTGCTCGACGGTTTCGAGGAGTTCTACGCCCCCGGCGGTCTTCTGGTGCACGACCCGGGCCGCGGCGTGCTGGTGGAACCGGGCTGCTGCTGCGACCTCTTCGAGTGGCGTGACTGGCTGGCCGCGCTGGACGGTGGGCCGGTCGACCTGGGCCACGACCCGGGGCCGTGGATCGAGTACCCGGGCGGTGGCGCGGCCAGGGTGTGGGCCTGGGGTGCCGAGGACAGCGCCGGGAGGCCGACCCCGGTGCCCCACGTGGACCTGTCCCGGGACGCGTTGCCCGGGCTGCTGTGCGACGCCCAGCGGGATCTCGCCGGCT
Proteins encoded:
- a CDS encoding LysM peptidoglycan-binding domain-containing protein, which gives rise to MTTNTANITYYTVRSGDTLTAIAAVFGTTVEQLVEWNNISNPDLIKVGQRLIVTWANSSHDFFYTVRSGDTLTAIAGMFGTTVEQLVEWNNIPNPDLIKVGQRLIVAKSVPMAA
- the helR gene encoding RNA polymerase recycling motor ATPase HelR, whose amino-acid sequence is MNLLTTSAFDLPDRLSTKAAPTLIAGDDQHFAAIAESLEQAIAELSDRLDDLRKAPGGVGREAMDRDAEIHRLTGRLRALSRFGLDLCLGHVVSTDSPEPVYIGRLGLTDSAGRRLLLDWRSPAAEPFFAATHASPMGLVSRRRYRWTRGRISDYWDEVFTAEGLEGHAALDDQSAFIASLGGNRSSRMRDVLGTIQADQDAIIRAGSRGTLVVDGGPGTGKTVVALHRSAYLLYSDPRLGHRRGGVLFVGPHQPYLAYVADVLPSLGEEGVQTCTVRDLVAEGAGAAIETDPDVARLKSSANMVRAIETAVRFYEEPPAEGMTVSTDWADIWLSADDWAEAFEAPEPGTPHNEAREQIWEELLTILMDKHDGDVSPEQFRRALRQDEELVTTLNRAWPLLEAADLVGDLWSVPAYLRLCAPWLGPDEVRKLRRKDAQAWTVSDLPLLDAARHRLGDPEAARRKRRHESAVAAERARMADVIDHLLQADDDGEGAVTMLRGRDLQDSLIDDTALPGADPDRLAGPFAHIVVDEAQELTDAQWQMLLLRCPSRSFTIVGDRAQTRDGFTESWQERLERIGLDRINVASLSINYRTPEEVMAQAEPVIRAVLPDANVPTSVRSSGIPVVHGSVSDLDSILDTWLAEHAEGTACVISAGDLGDGTFRATSRVRSLTPGLSKGLEFDLVVLIDPETFGTGVAGAVDRYVAMTRATRQLVILTSS
- a CDS encoding cytochrome c oxidase assembly protein gives rise to the protein MHHHGGGTLGPFTFSSSLSWSPDWPYLVAGLLALGLYVAGAVRLWRRGDRWPIGRMVAWLAGIGTIVLVTCTGLNDYGMVLFSAHMIQHMVLSMLSPILLLLGAPITLALRALRPAGRGSGRGPRELLVLLLHSRYIRIVSHPAFTIPLFIASLYALYFSPLFDHLMQYRLGHLGMMGHFLAVGLLFFWPIMGVDPGPHRPGFVMRIIELFMGMPFHAFFGVAVMMATHPLVTTFSTETAPPGTDLLNDQKIAGGITWAFGEIPTAIVLIALTLQWAKSEERQARRRDRAADRDGDAELVAYNAYLASLDKRGRQATEAG
- a CDS encoding peptidoglycan-binding protein, whose protein sequence is MTDDALTQRCNYTTARPTLKLGSKGDAVKQAQCFLNFSLIGDALAEDGEFGPVTDAATRRFQKCAEITLDGIIGAQTWSFLTFWANSTGFVC
- the mgrA gene encoding L-glyceraldehyde 3-phosphate reductase; translation: MITAPYRAAEDRYDGSMRYRRTGRSGLQLPEISLGLWHNFGDDRSLDSQRAILRRAFDLGITHFDLANNYGPPYGSAEANFGRHLAADFRPYRDEMIISTKAGYDMWPGPYGEWGSRKYLTASLDQSLRRMGLEYVDIFYSHRFDPKTPLEETMGALASAVRQGKALYAGISSYNAEKTREAAGILLDLGVPLLIHQPSYSMLNRWIEDDGLLDVLADEGAGCIGFAPLAQGILTDRYLKGIPADSRAAQGKSLDPAALTEETLGKLNGLNEVAARRGQTLAQLALTWLLRDPRMTSALIGASSVAQLEANVAALRGAPLGADELAEIDRYATDAGLNLWARSTEG
- a CDS encoding undecaprenyl-diphosphate phosphatase, yielding MSAIGVGQAVILGIVEGVTEFLPISSTGHLKITEGLMGIPVDDKAVVGFTAVIQVGAIAAVLLYFFKDILRFVTAWGRGLANPAERGNHDYKFAWWVIYATIPIVVVGLAAKPLIDGPLASLWVVAGSLIVGSIVMWVADQMGRHRRGEADITLADAMIVGSSQILALLFPGFSRSGATMSTALIRDLDRVAATRLSFFLSIPALTGAGLYELKDATGGGVGLAPLAVGTLVSFVVAYASIAWLLKYVAKHSFNAFVIYRLVVGFLLLGLLGANVISA